A genomic window from Streptomyces sp. NBC_01429 includes:
- the tsf gene encoding translation elongation factor Ts, which yields MANFTAADVKKLRELTGVGMMDCKKALDEADGNVDKAVELLRVKGQKGVAKREGRSAENGAVVALIADDNSSGVLVELKCETDFVAKGDKFQAVANALVAHVAATSPADLEALLASEIEAGKTVQAYVDEANANLGEKIVLDRFAQFTGGYVAAYMHRTMPDLPPQVGVLVQLDKENAQVAKDVAQHIAAFAPKYLNRDEVPAETVENERRVAEATSREEGKPEAALPKIIEGRVNGFFKDVVVLEQAFAKDNKKSVQKILDEAGVALERFTRIKVGV from the coding sequence ATGGCGAACTTCACCGCCGCTGACGTCAAGAAGCTCCGCGAGCTGACCGGCGTCGGCATGATGGACTGCAAGAAGGCGCTGGACGAGGCCGACGGCAACGTCGACAAGGCCGTCGAGCTGCTCCGCGTCAAGGGCCAGAAGGGCGTCGCCAAGCGCGAGGGCCGTTCCGCCGAGAACGGGGCCGTCGTCGCCCTCATCGCCGACGACAACTCCTCCGGTGTGCTGGTCGAGCTCAAGTGCGAGACGGACTTCGTCGCCAAGGGCGACAAGTTCCAGGCCGTGGCCAACGCCCTCGTCGCGCACGTCGCCGCCACCTCCCCGGCCGACCTGGAGGCGCTGCTCGCCTCCGAGATCGAGGCCGGCAAGACCGTGCAGGCGTACGTCGACGAGGCCAACGCCAACCTCGGTGAGAAGATCGTCCTGGACCGCTTCGCGCAGTTCACCGGCGGTTACGTCGCGGCGTACATGCACCGCACCATGCCCGACCTCCCGCCGCAGGTCGGCGTCCTTGTCCAGCTGGACAAGGAGAACGCCCAGGTCGCCAAGGACGTCGCGCAGCACATCGCCGCGTTCGCGCCGAAGTACCTGAACCGCGACGAGGTCCCGGCCGAGACGGTCGAGAACGAGCGCCGCGTCGCCGAGGCGACCTCCCGCGAGGAGGGCAAGCCCGAGGCCGCCCTTCCGAAGATCATCGAGGGACGCGTCAACGGTTTCTTCAAGGACGTCGTCGTCCTGGAGCAGGCGTTCGCCAAGGACAACAAGAAGTCCGTCCAGAAGATCCTGGACGAGGCCGGCGTGGCCCTGGAGCGCTTCACGCGCATCAAGGTCGGCGTCTGA
- the rpsB gene encoding 30S ribosomal protein S2, which translates to MAVVTMRELLESGVHFGHQTRRWNPKMKRFIFTERNGIYIIDLLQSLSYIDRAYEFVKETVAHGGSIMFVGTKKQAQEAIAEQATRVGMPYVNQRWLGGMLTNFSTVYKRLQRLKELELIDFEDVAASGLTKKELLVLSREKAKLEKTLGGIREMQKVPSAVWIVDTKKEHIAVGEARKLHIPVVAILDTNCDPDEVDYKIPGNDDAIRSVTLLTRVIADAVAEGLIARSGVATGDSKPGEKAAGEPLAEWERDLLEGEKKDDAEKPAEAAPAAAEAEKPAEAAAEAPAAEAPAAEADAPAAEAAPATDAEQA; encoded by the coding sequence ATGGCCGTCGTCACGATGCGGGAGCTGCTGGAAAGCGGCGTCCACTTCGGTCACCAGACCCGCCGCTGGAACCCGAAGATGAAGCGTTTCATCTTCACGGAGCGCAACGGCATCTACATCATCGACCTGCTCCAGTCGCTGTCGTACATCGACCGCGCCTACGAGTTCGTCAAGGAGACCGTCGCCCACGGCGGTTCCATCATGTTCGTCGGTACCAAGAAGCAGGCGCAGGAAGCGATCGCCGAGCAGGCGACGCGCGTGGGCATGCCCTACGTCAACCAGCGCTGGCTGGGCGGCATGCTCACCAACTTCTCCACCGTCTACAAGCGCCTTCAGCGTCTGAAGGAGCTCGAGCTCATCGACTTCGAGGACGTGGCCGCCTCCGGCCTCACCAAGAAGGAGCTGCTGGTCCTCTCCCGCGAGAAGGCCAAGCTGGAGAAGACCCTCGGTGGTATCCGCGAGATGCAGAAGGTGCCCAGCGCCGTCTGGATCGTCGACACCAAGAAGGAGCACATCGCCGTCGGTGAGGCGCGCAAGCTCCACATCCCGGTCGTCGCGATCCTCGACACCAACTGCGACCCCGACGAGGTCGACTACAAGATCCCGGGCAACGACGACGCGATCCGCTCCGTCACCCTGCTCACCCGCGTGATCGCCGACGCCGTCGCCGAGGGCCTCATCGCCCGTTCCGGCGTCGCCACCGGTGACTCGAAGCCGGGCGAGAAGGCCGCCGGCGAGCCCCTCGCCGAGTGGGAGCGCGACCTTCTCGAAGGTGAGAAGAAGGACGACGCCGAGAAGCCCGCCGAGGCCGCTCCGGCCGCCGCCGAGGCCGAGAAGCCGGCCGAGGCCGCTGCCGAGGCTCCGGCCGCTGAGGCCCCGGCCGCCGAGGCCGACGCCCCCGCCGCCGAGGCCGCCCCGGCCACGGACGCCGAGCAGGCCTGA
- a CDS encoding TetR/AcrR family transcriptional regulator — protein sequence MQRGALLDAARSLLSEGGTEALTFPALAERTGLARSSVYEYFRSRAAVVEELCAVDFPVWAAEVEAAMDGADTPEDKIEAYVRRQLALVGDRRHRAVVAISASELDAGAREKIRAAHGGLIAMIVEALADLGHEHPRLAAMLLQGIVDAAVRRIELGAAEVPPEIVEAAVSMALRGVRG from the coding sequence ATGCAACGCGGCGCCCTGCTGGACGCCGCGCGCTCCCTGCTGTCCGAAGGCGGTACGGAGGCGCTGACCTTCCCCGCCCTCGCCGAGCGCACGGGCCTCGCGCGGTCCTCCGTCTACGAGTACTTCCGCTCGCGCGCGGCCGTCGTCGAGGAGTTGTGCGCGGTCGACTTCCCGGTCTGGGCGGCCGAGGTCGAGGCCGCCATGGACGGCGCGGACACCCCCGAGGACAAGATCGAGGCGTATGTGCGCCGGCAGCTCGCCCTGGTCGGGGACCGGCGCCACCGCGCTGTCGTCGCCATCTCCGCCAGCGAGCTGGACGCGGGCGCCAGGGAGAAGATCCGCGCCGCTCACGGCGGTCTGATCGCCATGATCGTGGAGGCCCTCGCCGACCTGGGCCACGAACATCCCCGGCTGGCCGCGATGCTCCTCCAGGGCATCGTGGACGCGGCGGTCCGGCGGATCGAACTCGGCGCCGCCGAGGTGCCCCCGGAGATCGTCGAGGCGGCCGTGTCCATGGCGCTGCGTGGCGTACGGGGCTGA
- the whiG gene encoding RNA polymerase sigma factor WhiG has translation MPQHTSGSDRAAAPPAARSGVRPPEPSSLDELWRSYKTTGDGRLREQLILHYSPLVKYVAGRVSVGLPSNVEQADFVSSGVFGLIDAIEKFDIERSIKFETYAITRIRGAMIDELRALDWIPRSVRQKARAVERAYATLEAQLRRTPSESEVAAEMGIALEELHAVFSQLSLANVVALEELLHVGGEGGDRLSLMDTLEDTAADNPVEVAEDRELRRLLARAINTLPDREKTVVTLYYYEGLTLAEIGNVLGVTESRVSQIHTKSVLQLRAKLADVGR, from the coding sequence ATGCCCCAGCACACCTCCGGGTCTGACCGCGCGGCAGCGCCCCCGGCTGCCCGGAGCGGCGTGCGGCCCCCCGAGCCCTCGTCACTCGACGAGCTGTGGCGTTCGTACAAGACCACGGGTGACGGACGGCTGCGCGAGCAGTTGATCCTGCACTACTCGCCGCTGGTGAAGTATGTCGCCGGCCGGGTGAGCGTCGGGCTGCCGTCCAATGTCGAGCAGGCCGACTTCGTCTCCTCCGGGGTCTTCGGACTCATCGACGCCATCGAGAAGTTCGACATCGAGCGGTCGATCAAATTCGAGACATACGCGATCACCCGGATCCGTGGCGCGATGATCGACGAACTGCGGGCCCTCGACTGGATTCCGCGCTCCGTGCGGCAGAAGGCGAGGGCGGTGGAGCGTGCCTACGCCACGCTGGAGGCGCAGCTGCGGCGTACGCCCTCGGAGAGCGAGGTGGCCGCTGAGATGGGGATCGCCCTGGAGGAACTGCACGCGGTTTTCAGCCAGTTGTCCCTGGCGAACGTCGTGGCGCTGGAGGAGCTGCTGCACGTCGGCGGTGAGGGCGGCGACCGGCTCAGCCTGATGGACACCCTGGAGGACACCGCCGCCGATAATCCGGTGGAGGTCGCCGAGGACCGGGAGCTGAGACGGCTGTTGGCGCGCGCCATCAACACCCTGCCCGACCGGGAGAAGACGGTGGTCACGCTCTACTACTACGAGGGGCTCACCCTCGCGGAGATCGGCAATGTCCTCGGCGTGACCGAGAGCCGGGTCAGCCAGATCCACACAAAGTCGGTGCTCCAGCTGCGCGCCAAGCTGGCCGACGTCGGACGCTGA
- a CDS encoding YifB family Mg chelatase-like AAA ATPase — translation MGFARACSVALVGVEGVVVEVQADLEPGVAAFTLVGLPDKSLVESRDRVRAAVVNSGGEWPQKKLTVGLSPASVPKGGSGFDLAVAAAVLGAAERIDPGAIADLVLIGELGLDGRVRPVRGVLPAVLAAAEAGYRQVVVPERTAGEASLVPGVSVLGVRSLRQLIAVLTDEPVPEEPTEPEPGRPDPMLAGLLVPGAGVGTGLAVRAGAGEHRPDLADVAGQQAARAALEVSAAGGHHLLLHGPPGAGKTMLAERLPAVLPPLSDQESLEVTAVHSVAGMLPPGEPLVRTAPYCAPHHSATMQSLVGGGNGLPRPGAVSLAHRGVLFLDEAPEFSGRALDALRQPLESGHVVVARSAGVVRLPARFLMILAANPCPCGRHTLHGAGCECPPSAVRRYQSRLSGPLLDRVDLRVDVQPVNQADLLGQSGRGESTAVVAERVREARARSSVRLDGTPWSVNSEIPGHELRTRWPVAPGALAAAERDLERGLLTARGMDRVLRVAWTIADLAGHDRPQVRDVALALELRTGIARGATAAAGGAS, via the coding sequence ATGGGATTCGCACGCGCGTGTTCGGTGGCGCTGGTCGGGGTCGAGGGCGTGGTCGTCGAGGTCCAGGCCGATCTGGAGCCGGGAGTCGCCGCCTTCACCCTGGTCGGGCTGCCGGACAAGAGCCTGGTGGAGAGCCGGGACCGGGTCAGGGCGGCGGTGGTGAACTCCGGCGGGGAGTGGCCGCAGAAGAAACTCACGGTGGGGCTGAGCCCCGCCTCCGTGCCGAAGGGCGGCAGCGGTTTCGATCTGGCCGTCGCGGCGGCCGTGCTCGGCGCCGCCGAACGGATCGACCCCGGGGCCATCGCCGATCTGGTGCTGATCGGCGAGCTGGGGCTCGACGGCCGCGTCAGGCCGGTGCGCGGGGTGCTGCCCGCCGTGCTCGCCGCGGCCGAGGCGGGCTACCGGCAGGTGGTCGTCCCCGAGCGGACGGCGGGCGAGGCGTCCCTCGTGCCCGGGGTATCGGTCCTCGGGGTGCGGAGCCTGCGGCAGCTGATCGCGGTGCTGACCGACGAGCCGGTGCCCGAGGAGCCGACGGAGCCCGAGCCCGGCCGCCCCGATCCGATGCTCGCCGGGCTGCTGGTCCCGGGAGCCGGGGTGGGCACCGGCCTGGCCGTCCGCGCCGGAGCCGGGGAACACCGGCCGGATCTGGCGGACGTGGCCGGTCAGCAGGCGGCCCGTGCGGCTCTGGAGGTGTCGGCAGCCGGCGGACACCATCTGCTCCTCCACGGTCCGCCGGGCGCGGGCAAGACCATGCTGGCGGAGCGGCTGCCGGCCGTCCTGCCGCCGCTGAGCGACCAGGAGTCCCTGGAGGTCACCGCCGTGCACTCGGTGGCCGGGATGCTGCCGCCGGGGGAGCCCCTCGTGCGTACCGCGCCCTACTGCGCGCCGCACCACTCGGCCACCATGCAGTCGCTCGTCGGCGGTGGGAACGGGCTGCCGAGACCGGGCGCGGTCTCCCTGGCACACCGCGGCGTGCTTTTTCTGGACGAGGCGCCGGAATTCTCGGGGCGGGCGCTGGACGCGCTGCGCCAGCCGCTGGAGTCCGGTCATGTGGTGGTCGCGCGCAGCGCCGGGGTGGTGCGCCTGCCGGCGCGCTTCCTGATGATCCTGGCGGCCAACCCCTGCCCGTGCGGGCGGCACACACTGCACGGCGCCGGGTGCGAATGCCCGCCCTCGGCGGTCCGCCGCTACCAGTCACGGCTGTCGGGGCCGCTGCTCGACCGGGTCGATCTGCGCGTCGACGTCCAGCCCGTCAACCAGGCTGACCTGCTGGGACAGTCGGGCCGGGGGGAGTCGACGGCGGTGGTCGCGGAGCGGGTACGGGAGGCCAGGGCGCGGTCGTCGGTCCGGCTGGACGGCACGCCCTGGTCGGTCAACAGCGAGATCCCCGGCCATGAGCTGCGCACCCGCTGGCCGGTCGCTCCCGGGGCGCTCGCCGCGGCCGAACGGGATCTGGAGCGCGGACTGCTGACCGCGCGCGGTATGGACCGGGTGCTGCGGGTGGCCTGGACGATCGCGGATCTGGCCGGGCACGACCGCCCGCAGGTGCGTGATGTGGCGCTCGCGCTGGAGCTGCGCACCGGTATCGCGCGCGGCGCGACCGCGGCGGCCGGGGGTGCGTCATGA
- a CDS encoding YraN family protein, with the protein MNATGALGRYGEDLAARRLVAAGMTVVARNWRCGRTGEIDIVARDTESRGREVLVVCEVKTRRAGSFEHPMAAVTPVKADRLRRLAACWLERSGGPPPGGVRIDLIGVVLPSRGAPVVEHVRGVA; encoded by the coding sequence ATGAACGCTACGGGGGCGCTCGGGCGATACGGCGAGGATCTGGCGGCGCGACGGCTGGTCGCGGCGGGGATGACCGTGGTGGCCCGCAACTGGCGGTGCGGCAGGACCGGCGAGATCGACATCGTGGCCAGGGACACCGAGTCCCGGGGCCGAGAGGTGCTGGTCGTCTGCGAGGTCAAGACCCGCAGGGCCGGCTCGTTCGAACATCCCATGGCGGCGGTCACGCCCGTCAAGGCCGACCGGCTCAGACGGCTCGCCGCCTGCTGGCTGGAGCGGTCCGGCGGACCGCCGCCCGGCGGAGTGCGCATCGACCTGATCGGAGTGGTGCTGCCCAGCAGGGGCGCCCCCGTGGTCGAGCACGTACGGGGGGTGGCCTGA
- a CDS encoding DUF2469 domain-containing protein, whose translation MSAEDLEKYETEMELKLYREYRDVVGLFKYVIETERRFYLTNDYEMQVHSVQGEVFFEVTMADAWVWDMYRPARFVKQVRVLTFKDVNIEELNKSDLEMPGG comes from the coding sequence ATGAGCGCCGAGGACCTCGAAAAATACGAGACCGAGATGGAGCTGAAGCTCTACCGGGAGTATCGAGATGTCGTCGGTCTGTTCAAGTACGTGATCGAGACCGAGCGGCGTTTCTATCTCACGAATGACTACGAGATGCAGGTGCACTCCGTCCAGGGTGAGGTCTTCTTCGAGGTCACGATGGCCGATGCCTGGGTCTGGGACATGTACAGGCCGGCCAGATTCGTCAAACAGGTCCGCGTGCTCACTTTCAAGGACGTGAATATCGAGGAGCTGAACAAGAGCGACCTCGAAATGCCCGGCGGCTGA
- a CDS encoding NUDIX hydrolase — MARVVLLDPRDRILLLHGHEPDDPDNNWWFTPGGGLEGGESRAEAALRELAEETGITQVELGPVLWRRTCSFPFDGRRWHQDEWYFLARTAQTETSPAGLTELELRSVAGSRWWTSAELSAARETVYPTRLAELLRTLLDEGPPGAPVVLAPENV, encoded by the coding sequence GTGGCCCGGGTGGTGCTGCTGGATCCGCGGGACCGGATCCTGCTGCTGCACGGCCATGAGCCGGACGACCCGGACAACAACTGGTGGTTCACACCGGGCGGCGGTCTGGAGGGCGGCGAGAGCCGCGCGGAGGCCGCGCTGCGGGAGCTGGCCGAGGAGACGGGGATCACCCAGGTGGAGCTGGGGCCCGTGCTCTGGCGCCGGACCTGCTCGTTCCCGTTCGACGGGCGCCGCTGGCATCAGGACGAGTGGTACTTTCTGGCCCGTACGGCACAGACCGAGACCTCCCCGGCCGGGCTGACCGAGCTGGAGCTGCGCAGTGTCGCCGGGTCGAGGTGGTGGACCTCCGCCGAACTGTCGGCGGCGCGTGAGACGGTGTATCCGACCAGGCTCGCCGAGCTGCTGCGCACGCTGCTCGACGAGGGTCCTCCCGGTGCGCCGGTGGTTCTCGCCCCCGAAAACGTCTGA
- the lepB gene encoding signal peptidase I — translation MSATGRRNDGRGRLGSALSGLAVAVGCVLFVGGFVWAAVVYRPYAVPTNSMDPTVKAGDRVLAQRISGDEVRRGDVVVFTDAQWGDMPMVKRVVGIGGDKIACCDADGRLTVNGKSVEEPYVQGMIGGRASTSDFDATVPTGQLFLLGDERSGSLDSRVHLQDPGQGSVPRSAVNARVDAVVWPLGGLIARPDGFAALPGGVSEPGPVKPIVAAVLAGVALIFGGALYGPVARLATRSRGAGRRKEEVPARGTR, via the coding sequence ATGAGCGCGACAGGACGTAGGAACGACGGCCGCGGCCGTCTCGGCAGTGCGCTGTCGGGGCTGGCCGTGGCCGTCGGCTGTGTGCTCTTCGTCGGCGGATTCGTGTGGGCCGCCGTCGTGTACCGGCCGTATGCCGTGCCGACCAACTCGATGGACCCGACCGTGAAGGCCGGGGACCGGGTGCTGGCCCAGCGGATATCCGGCGACGAGGTACGCCGGGGCGATGTGGTGGTCTTCACCGACGCGCAGTGGGGCGACATGCCGATGGTGAAGCGGGTGGTCGGCATCGGCGGCGACAAGATCGCCTGCTGCGACGCCGACGGCCGGCTCACCGTGAACGGCAAGTCCGTCGAGGAACCGTACGTCCAGGGAATGATCGGCGGACGGGCGTCCACGAGCGACTTCGACGCGACGGTGCCCACGGGCCAGCTGTTCCTGCTCGGCGATGAACGCAGCGGCTCCCTGGACTCCCGGGTCCACCTCCAGGACCCCGGGCAGGGCTCGGTGCCGCGCTCGGCGGTGAACGCGCGCGTGGACGCGGTGGTCTGGCCGCTGGGCGGTCTGATCGCCCGGCCGGACGGCTTCGCGGCGCTGCCGGGCGGGGTCTCCGAGCCCGGCCCGGTGAAGCCGATCGTCGCGGCGGTGCTGGCGGGGGTGGCGCTGATCTTCGGCGGTGCGCTGTACGGGCCGGTCGCACGGCTCGCCACCCGCTCGCGCGGCGCCGGCCGGCGCAAGGAGGAGGTGCCCGCGCGTGGCACGCGATGA
- the lepB gene encoding signal peptidase I: MAVGARSGHDDPEEGREQLAESPEPVTDRTARFGDDDGERSGGGGPGGAERSDGERDDGEGAPVTAKPRSFWKELPLLILIALALALVIKTFLVQAFSIPSDSMQDTLQRGDRVLVDKLTPWFGAEPQRGEVVVFHDPDSWLGDTPTVEPNMVQHFLSFIGLMPSAEEKDLIKRVIAVGGDTVECKKGGKVTVNGHALNETDFIYPGNTPCDDKPFGPIKVPKERIWVMGDHRQNSLDSRYHQELDGNGTVPNDKVVGRAFVVAWPVNRWSMLPVPGTFDQSGLSAAAAVAPAAVPGALGLAGAVPLVLWRRRRLTRTRTGG; the protein is encoded by the coding sequence GTGGCGGTCGGCGCACGATCCGGACACGACGATCCCGAGGAGGGACGCGAGCAGCTCGCCGAGTCGCCCGAACCCGTGACGGACCGGACAGCGCGATTCGGTGACGACGACGGTGAACGGAGCGGCGGCGGCGGGCCGGGCGGCGCCGAGCGGAGCGACGGCGAGCGGGACGACGGGGAGGGCGCGCCGGTGACGGCCAAGCCACGCTCCTTCTGGAAGGAGCTGCCGCTCCTGATCCTCATCGCGCTGGCGCTCGCGCTGGTGATCAAGACCTTCCTGGTGCAGGCGTTCTCGATTCCCTCGGACTCCATGCAGGACACCTTGCAGCGGGGCGACCGGGTGCTGGTGGACAAGCTGACGCCCTGGTTCGGAGCGGAGCCGCAGCGCGGCGAGGTCGTGGTCTTCCACGACCCGGACAGCTGGCTGGGGGACACCCCGACGGTGGAGCCCAACATGGTGCAGCACTTCCTGAGCTTCATCGGACTGATGCCGTCCGCCGAGGAGAAGGACCTGATCAAGCGGGTCATCGCGGTCGGTGGCGACACGGTGGAGTGCAAGAAGGGCGGCAAGGTCACGGTCAATGGCCACGCGCTCAACGAGACGGACTTCATCTACCCGGGCAATACGCCCTGTGACGACAAGCCGTTCGGGCCGATCAAGGTGCCCAAGGAGCGGATCTGGGTGATGGGCGACCACCGGCAGAACTCGCTGGACTCCCGGTACCACCAGGAGCTGGACGGCAACGGCACGGTTCCCAACGACAAGGTCGTCGGCCGCGCCTTCGTAGTGGCCTGGCCCGTCAACCGCTGGTCGATGCTTCCGGTGCCCGGCACCTTCGACCAGTCGGGGCTGAGCGCGGCCGCCGCGGTCGCCCCGGCAGCCGTCCCGGGGGCGCTCGGTCTCGCCGGAGCTGTCCCGCTGGTCCTGTGGCGCAGGAGGAGGCTGACCCGCACGCGGACCGGCGGGTAG
- the lepB gene encoding signal peptidase I: MDTEAQHTERDRSSPPPEGDGDRSRSARFSGPVPDAGAGSVPDAGTGPVPDAGTEDVPDGETGRGPLGGADPAARRLARLSWRRAGLLSLTCAVFVLLFSTFVLQPFLIPSGSMEPTLQVGDRVLVNKLAYRFGTEPERGDVVVFDGTGSFVQEPPGENPVTGLLHRAAAALGLAEPAETDFVKRVVGVGGDRVVCCDKGGRVEVNGRAVGERYLYPGDEPSAVPFDIVVPGGRLWVMGDHRSNSRDSRDHLGEPGGGMVPVDKVIGRADWIGWPLDRWTAPGRTDAFRDVPAPGGAHG; the protein is encoded by the coding sequence ATGGACACCGAAGCACAGCACACGGAGCGTGACCGCTCGTCCCCGCCCCCCGAGGGGGACGGGGACCGGTCACGCTCCGCGCGTTTTTCCGGACCTGTTCCGGACGCCGGGGCCGGATCTGTTCCGGACGCCGGGACCGGACCTGTTCCGGACGCCGGGACCGAAGATGTCCCGGACGGCGAGACCGGTCGCGGACCCCTGGGCGGAGCGGACCCGGCGGCCCGGCGGCTCGCCCGGCTGTCCTGGCGGCGGGCCGGACTGCTGAGTCTTACCTGCGCCGTTTTCGTACTCCTCTTCAGCACCTTCGTGCTCCAGCCCTTCCTGATCCCCAGTGGCTCGATGGAGCCGACCCTCCAGGTGGGGGACCGGGTGCTCGTCAACAAGTTGGCGTACCGTTTCGGTACCGAGCCGGAGCGCGGTGATGTGGTCGTGTTCGACGGGACCGGATCCTTCGTCCAGGAGCCCCCGGGGGAGAACCCCGTCACCGGCCTGCTGCACCGGGCGGCCGCGGCCCTCGGTCTCGCCGAGCCCGCCGAGACCGACTTCGTCAAGCGCGTGGTCGGGGTGGGAGGCGATCGGGTGGTCTGCTGCGACAAGGGGGGCAGGGTCGAGGTGAACGGCCGTGCGGTCGGAGAACGCTATCTGTACCCGGGGGACGAGCCCTCCGCCGTCCCCTTCGACATCGTCGTACCCGGGGGAAGACTCTGGGTCATGGGCGATCACCGCAGCAACTCACGCGACTCCCGGGACCATCTCGGCGAGCCCGGCGGCGGCATGGTGCCGGTGGACAAGGTGATCGGCAGGGCCGACTGGATCGGCTGGCCGCTGGACCGCTGGACGGCTCCGGGGCGTACGGACGCCTTCCGGGACGTCCCGGCCCCGGGGGGCGCTCATGGGTAA
- the rplS gene encoding 50S ribosomal protein L19, translating into MPNLLDAVASASLRTDLPAFRPGDTVNVHVRVIEGNRSRIQQFKGVVIRRQGSGISETFTVRKVSFSVGVERTFPVHSPIFEKIELVSRGDVRRAKLYYLRELRGKAAKIKEKRDR; encoded by the coding sequence ATGCCCAACCTGCTCGACGCCGTCGCCTCCGCGTCGCTCCGTACCGACCTGCCCGCCTTCCGCCCCGGCGACACGGTGAACGTCCACGTACGCGTCATCGAGGGCAACCGCTCCCGTATCCAGCAGTTCAAGGGTGTCGTCATCCGCCGCCAGGGTTCGGGCATCAGCGAGACCTTCACGGTCCGCAAGGTCTCCTTCTCCGTCGGCGTGGAGCGCACCTTCCCGGTCCACAGCCCGATCTTCGAGAAGATCGAGCTGGTGAGCCGCGGTGACGTCCGTCGCGCCAAGCTCTACTACCTCCGTGAGCTGCGCGGCAAGGCCGCGAAGATCAAGGAGAAGCGCGACCGCTGA
- the trmD gene encoding tRNA (guanosine(37)-N1)-methyltransferase TrmD, whose amino-acid sequence MRLDVVTIFPEYLDPLHVSLVGKARASGRLDVHVHDLRSWTRDRHNTVDDTPYGGGPGMVMKTGPWGEALDEVLADGYEADARGPVLVVPTPSGRPFTQELAVELSARPWLIFAPARYEGIDRRVVEEYATRIPVVEVSIGDYVLAGGEAAVLVITEAVARLLPGVLGNAESHRDDSFAPGAMADLLEGPVYTKPPEWRGRGIPDVLLSGHHGRIARWRRDEAFRRTALNRPDLIERCDPAAFDKKDRETLSILGWSPEPGGRFWRRPDGVEE is encoded by the coding sequence ATGAGGCTCGACGTCGTCACGATCTTCCCGGAGTACCTGGACCCGCTGCACGTCTCGCTCGTCGGCAAGGCCCGCGCGAGCGGTCGGCTCGACGTCCATGTGCACGACCTCCGGAGCTGGACGCGCGACCGGCACAACACGGTGGACGACACCCCGTACGGCGGCGGTCCCGGCATGGTCATGAAGACCGGGCCCTGGGGCGAGGCGCTGGACGAGGTGCTGGCCGACGGTTACGAGGCGGACGCACGCGGCCCGGTCCTCGTCGTCCCCACCCCCAGCGGGCGCCCCTTCACCCAGGAACTCGCCGTCGAGCTGTCCGCACGCCCCTGGCTGATCTTCGCGCCCGCCCGTTACGAGGGCATCGACCGCCGGGTCGTGGAGGAGTACGCGACCCGGATACCGGTCGTGGAGGTCTCCATCGGGGACTACGTGCTCGCGGGCGGCGAGGCGGCCGTGCTCGTGATCACCGAGGCCGTGGCCCGGCTGCTGCCCGGGGTCCTCGGCAACGCCGAGTCGCACCGCGACGACTCCTTCGCCCCCGGCGCCATGGCCGATCTGCTGGAGGGGCCCGTCTACACCAAGCCGCCCGAGTGGCGCGGCCGGGGCATCCCGGACGTCCTGCTCAGCGGCCACCACGGCAGGATCGCGCGGTGGCGGCGGGACGAGGCGTTCCGCCGTACGGCGCTCAACCGGCCCGATCTGATCGAGCGTTGCGACCCGGCGGCCTTCGACAAGAAGGACCGCGAGACGCTCTCCATCCTGGGCTGGTCGCCCGAGCCCGGCGGCCGATTTTGGCGCAGGCCGGACGGCGTGGAAGAATAG